A genomic stretch from Setaria italica strain Yugu1 chromosome VII, Setaria_italica_v2.0, whole genome shotgun sequence includes:
- the LOC101770477 gene encoding WASH complex subunit 3, giving the protein MLHHLRSAAASSPGRLPAPPEDDEESVRAVAVSDQRTIYLVNMFIANTVEFLNSFAATCDDKLALLHRKIVKLDSSLALLEAKLHSIDENIALGHPTSQKAQQSSSDEKNFCSENLVGESSRSGDS; this is encoded by the exons ATGCTGCATCACCTCAGATCGGCCGCGGCGAGCTCTCCCGGCCGCTTGCCCGCGCCGCCGGAAGACGATGAGGAGAGTGTGAGGGCTGTCGCCGTCTCCGACCAGAGGACCATCTATCTG GTGAACATGTTCATAGCGAACACGGTGGAGTTTCTCAACTCGTTCGCTGCGACCTGCGACGACAAGCTCGCGCTACTCCACAG GAAGATAGTGAAACTGGACTCATCTCTTGCCCTTCTTGAAGCAAAGCTCCACAGTATTGATGAAAATATTGCTCTGGGACACCCAACAAGCCAAAAGGCACAGCAATCTTCGTCGGATGAGAAAAATTTTTGTTCGGAAAATTTAGTGGGTGAATCCTCTAG GTCTGGTGATTCGTGA
- the LOC101769673 gene encoding oligoribonuclease yields MSNLANMFAVLNLDAEDDREEAEKPTSSKPEADAAPRKPEKSSQNKEMIVNYDGENLAPSSSDYRMPLVWIDLEMTGLDITKDRILEIACIITDGKLTKRIEGPDLVIRQSKECLDGMNEWCQVHHVASGLAEQVLKSEISEHDAEKQVLEFIRKYIGSAAPLIAGNSVYMDLLFLKKYMPQLAGIFSHVIVDVSSITALCSRWFPKERKAAPRKEKNHRALDDIRESIKELQYYKENIFKSRRS; encoded by the exons ATGAGTAACCTCGCCAACATGTTTGCGGTCCTGAATCTGGACGCCGAGGACGACCGGGAGGAAGCGGAGAAGCCAACATCCAGCAAACCTGAAGCTGATGCTGCTCCCAGAAAGCCTG AAAAAAGCAGCCAGAACAAAGAAATGATTGTAAATTATGATGGGGAAAACCTTGCTCCATCATCAAGTGATTACAGGATGCCATTGGTGTGGATAGACTTGGAAATGACTG GTTTGGACATCACTAAAGATCGCATACTGGAGATTGCTTGCATTATAACAGATGGTAAACTTACCAAACGAATAGAG GGTCCAGATTTGGTTATAAGACAGAGTAAGGAATGCTTGGATGGCATGAATGAATGGTGTCAAGTCCATCATGTGGCAAGTG GACTGGCGGAACAAGTACTAAAGAGTGAGATTTCTGAGCACGATGCAGAGAAACAA GTGTTAGAAtttattaggaagtatatagGTTCTGCAGCTCCATTGATAGCTGGGAATTCTGTCTATATGGATTTACTATTTTTGAAG AAGTATATGCCACAACTTGCAGGCATATTCTCTCATGTGATAGTTGATGTGAGCAGTATAACAGCTTTGTGCAGCCGCTGGTTCCCAAAAG AAAGGAAAGCTGCTCCAAGAAAGGAGAAAAACCATAGAGCGTTGGATGATATCAGAGAAAGCATCAAGGAGCTACAATACTACAAGGAGAACATTTTCAAGTCGCGAAGATCTTAG